A window of Vicia villosa cultivar HV-30 ecotype Madison, WI unplaced genomic scaffold, Vvil1.0 ctg.001875F_1_1_3, whole genome shotgun sequence contains these coding sequences:
- the LOC131636962 gene encoding protein CLMP1-like: MGKSGGRKKKGGAAAVVDNSVSAQTPNGGVELDSSIFLKKAHEMKEEGNRRFQSKDYAGALEHYENALKLTPKIHPDRAVFHSNRAACLMQMKPIDYESVISECTLALQVQPLFVRALLRRARAFEAVGKYELAVQDVQLLLASDPNHKDALDIAQRLRAAFGPRQEAQQDLHSRPSPAALGASAVRGAPIAGLGPCLPARPGSKKGVNSGVGAVVSPNNKVDKSQNVLLPVENGSETTKRQQNVVLKPLSNGPAVQRNSKDVNQKDIRGQLSEVAIRWRPLKLVYDHDIRLAQMPVKCSFRVLRDVVSKRFPSSNSVLIKYKDCDGDLVTITSTDELRLAESFVDSHLLKEPELDISDSISVLRLHIVEVKPEQEPALLEEEEEKLVENEVTKGDENGSHSSLGESVPEVTEVTEVPDTEVDKIAAKKDASKEKPGATGENECKEVEMDDWLFEFAQLFRSHVGIDPDAHIDLHELGMELCSEALEETVTSEEAQDLFDKAASKFQEVAALAFFNWGNVHMCAARKRIPLDETAGKEVVAEQLQVAYDWVKDKYSLAREKYEEALVIKPDFYEGLLALGQQQFEMAKLHWSFAIAKKIDLTSWDPTETLQLFNSAEEKMKAATDMWEKLEEQRAKDLKDPNATKKEELLRRRKKHGSTTEGEASGVGGQSEISAEEAAEQAVVMRSQIHLFWGNMLFEKSQVECKLGMDGWKKNLDAATERFKLAGASEADISMVLKNHSSNGGDTKGDDKKVQSTLANKTGELEINKASQE; the protein is encoded by the coding sequence ATGGGGAAATCAGGGGGTAGAAAGAAGAAAGGTGGTGCTGCTGCTGTTGTTGATAATTCAGTTTCTGCACAAACTCCGAATGGTGGTGTTGAATTGGATTcatcaatttttttgaaaaaggctCATGAAATGAAGGAGGAAGGGAATAGGAGGTTTCAGAGTAAGGATTATGCTGGTGCTCTTGAACACTATGAGAATGCTCTTAAACTCACGCCCAAAATTCATCCTGACAGAGCTGTTTTTCATAGCAATAGGGCTGCATGTTTGATGCAAATGAAACCGATTGATTATGAATCTGTGATTTCTGAGTGTACTTTGGCTCTTCAGGTTCAGCCGTTGTTTGTTCGGGCTCTTCTTCGGAGGGCTCGGGCGTTTGAGGCTGTTGGTAAGTATGAATTGGCTGTGCAGGATGTGCAGTTGTTGTTGGCTTCTGATCCTAATCATAAGGATGCTTTGGATATTGCTCAGAGGTTGAGGGCGGCGTTTGGGCCTCGGCAGGAAGCACAGCAGGATCTTCACAGTCGGCCTTCTCCTGCTGCTCTTGGGGCTTCTGCTGTTCGTGGTGCTCCTATTGCGGGGTTGGGCCCGTGTTTGCCCGCACGGCCTGGATCAAAGAAGGGGGTGAATTCTGGAGTTGGGGCTGTTGTTTCTCCTAATAACAAGGTTGACAAGTCTCAGAATGTTTTACTGCCGGTTGAGAATGGCTCGGAGACAACTAAGCGTCAGCAGAATGTTGTGTTGAAGCCTTTAAGTAATGGTCCTGCAGTGCAGCGTAACTCGAAAGATGTGAACCAGAAGGATATTCGTGGGCAGCTGTCGGAGGTTGCGATTCGGTGGAGACCATTGAAGCTTGTTTATGATCATGACATTAGGCTTGCTCAGATGCCGGTGAAATGCAGTTTCAGAGTACTGAGAGATGTGGTAAGCAAAAGATTTCCTTCGTCAAATTCAGTTCTGATCAAGTACAAGGATTGTGATGGTGATTTGGTTACTATAACGTCTACGGATGAACTCAGATTAGCAGAGTCTTTTGTTGATAGCCATTTGCTGAAAGAGCCGGAATTAGATATAAGTGATTCCATTTCGGTGCTGAGACTTCATATTGTTGAAGTTAAACCGGAACAGGAGCCAGCTTTGttggaagaagaggaagaaaagctTGTTGAGAATGAAGTGACCAAGGGAGATGAGAATGGATCTCATTCTTCCCTTGGTGAATCTGTCCCTGAAGTTACAGAAGTTACCGAGGTTCCTGATACCGAGGTTGACAAGATAGCTGCAAAGAAGGATGCTTCCAAGGAAAAGCCAGGAGCCACCGGAGAAAATGAATGCAAAGAAGTGGAGATGGATGATTGGTTGTTTGAATTTGCTCAGCTTTTCCGCTCCCATGTTGGTATTGACCCGGATGCTCATATTGACTTGCATGAACTTGGAATGGAGCTTTGTTCAGAGGCACTTGAAGAAACAGTAACTAGTGAGGAGGCTCAGGATTTATTCGACAAGGCTGCTTCAAAGTTCCAGGAGGTGGCAGCATTGGCATTCTTCAATTGGGGTAATGTACACATGTGCGCTGCTAGGAAGCGGATTCCCTTAGATGAAACCGCTGGAAAAGAGGTAGTGGCAGAACAACTTCAAGTGGCTTATGACTGGGTCAAGGATAAGTATTCTTTGGCAAGAGAAAAATACGAGGAAGCACTCGTGATCAAACCAGATTTCTACGAGGGGCTGTTGGCTCTAGGCCAGCAACAATTTGAAATGGCCAAACTCCATTGGTCTTTCGCAATTGCTAAGAAGATAGATTTAACAAGCTGGGATCCAACGGAAACTCTTCAATTGTTTAATAGTGCggaggagaagatgaaagctgcAACAGATATGTGGGAGAAGTTGGAGGAACAGAGAGCAAAGGACCTAAAAGACCCAAATGCAACCAAGAAAGAAGAACTATTGAGAAGAAGGAAGAAACATGGCAGTACTACTGAGGGCGAGGCTTCTGGTGTTGGCGGTCAGAGTGAGATATCTGCAGAAGAAGCCGCCGAGCAAGCAGTGGTCATGAGATCACAGATTCACCTCTTTTGGGGCAATATGCTTTTCGAAAAATCCCAAGTTGAATGCAAATTGGGAATGGATGGTTGGAAGAAAAACCTTGATGCTGCAACAGAAAGGTTTAAGCTTGCAGGAGCTTCTGAGGCAGATATTTCAATGGTTCTAAAGAATCATTCTTCAAATGGTGGTGATACAAAAGGCGATGATAAAAAAGTTCAGAGTACACTTGCCAACAAGACTGGTGAACTAGAGATCAATAAGGCAAGTCAAGAATGA
- the LOC131636960 gene encoding uncharacterized protein LOC131636960 codes for MSQLGFILHESLRPQREPRTLLGLLTEQMDGADSSTTRRRSLKERFRFTGIGGCCGATWVFRPIIRHEHHHNQQQQQRQEEAREGEANVEQQEAQVQDPDPSSSSGMNLAAALAAERQMRGTEETSGGERATPWRVSLMKLLEETEVESESTTTTVMEGSDSVCCVCMGRKKGAAFIPCGHTFCRVCSRELWLNRGNCPLCNRSILEILDIF; via the coding sequence ATGAGTCAACTCGGTTTCATATTACACGAATCGCTCCGTCCTCAAAGAGAACCAAGAACGTTACTCGGTTTATTAACAGAACAAATGGACGGTGCAGATTCATCAACAACGAGAAGACGTAGTCTGAAAGAACGGTTCAGATTCACCGGTATCGGTGGTTGCTGTGGCGCCACCTGGGTTTTCCGTCCAATTATCCGACACGAACATCACCacaaccaacaacaacaacaacggcaaGAGGAAGCAAGAGAAGGAGAAGCTAATGTGGAGCAACAAGAAGCACAGGTTCAAGATCCGGATCCGTCTAGTTCTTCTGGGATGAATCTTGCGGCGGCATTGGCGGCGGAGCGACAGATGAGGGGAACGGAGGAAACTAGCGGCGGAGAAAGAGCGACGCCGTGGAGAGTTTCGTTGATGAAACTGTTGGAGGAAACGGAAGTGGAAAGTGAGAGTACGACGACGACGGTTATGGAGGGGAGTGATTCGGTGTGCTGCGTGTGCATGGGAAGGAAGAAAGGTGCAGCGTTCATACCGTGTGGACACACTTTTTGTAGAGTGTGTTCAAGGGAACTGTGGTTGAATCGAGGGAACTGTCCCCTTTGTAATCGTTCTATTCTCGAGATTCTCGATATTTTCTGA